One stretch of Oceanimonas pelagia DNA includes these proteins:
- a CDS encoding HPr family phosphocarrier protein, whose amino-acid sequence MPKIERNLQIVNKLGLHARAAIQLVQLTQQFDAEVTVCNQQKQAPANSVMGLLMLETAQGHAIRVVADGPDAEAAMNAVARLVADRFNESE is encoded by the coding sequence ATGCCGAAAATTGAACGCAACCTGCAGATCGTCAACAAACTGGGGCTGCACGCCCGGGCCGCCATTCAGCTGGTGCAACTGACCCAGCAGTTCGACGCCGAGGTCACCGTGTGCAACCAGCAAAAACAGGCCCCCGCCAACAGCGTGATGGGCCTGCTGATGCTGGAAACCGCCCAGGGTCACGCCATTCGCGTGGTGGCGGACGGGCCGGATGCGGAAGCGGCCATGAACGCCGTGGCCCGGCTGGTGGCGGATCGTTTCAACGAATCGGAATAA
- the mgtE gene encoding magnesium transporter: protein MTEPQEQSSTPDHLETITQALNSGMFVHVRRMLQQMRPGDVAWLLEASPSPSRKVLWQLIDPDDYGEILEELSEEVRDGIIRLMEPEKLASALEDMESDDLAYVLRDLPEQLFNQVLTEMDEQDRHRAELALSYPEDTAGSLMNTEFITLRPDVTIDVVLRYLRRHTELPEGTDTLYVVDNDNRLLGDISLASLVVQSPTTTVAEAMDTSVEAIPLTMTDTDVANLFERHDWLSAPVVDENNQLLGRITIDDVVDIIREEGEHSMMGMAKMDDDEDTFAPVLTSARRRSFWLTINLGSALVAASVSNMFEETLSQLATLAILMTIVPSMGGIAGNQTLALVIRGMAVGHIGDSNARWLLTKEALVGLINGMLWALAISVVVALWKGSWEIGLVIAAAMFINLSVAGLAGASIPLIMKRFNIDPALAGSMALTTITDTVGLLSFLGLATLILLH, encoded by the coding sequence ATGACAGAACCACAGGAACAAAGCAGCACGCCGGATCACCTGGAGACCATTACCCAGGCGCTGAACAGCGGCATGTTCGTGCACGTGCGCCGAATGCTGCAGCAAATGCGCCCGGGCGACGTGGCCTGGCTGCTGGAAGCCTCGCCCAGCCCCAGCCGCAAGGTGCTGTGGCAGTTGATCGATCCCGACGATTACGGTGAAATTCTGGAAGAGCTGTCGGAAGAAGTACGCGACGGCATTATTCGGCTGATGGAGCCGGAAAAACTCGCCAGCGCCCTGGAAGACATGGAGTCGGACGATCTGGCCTATGTGCTTCGGGATCTGCCCGAGCAGCTGTTCAATCAGGTGCTCACCGAAATGGACGAGCAGGACCGGCACCGCGCCGAACTGGCCCTGTCCTACCCGGAAGACACCGCCGGCTCGCTGATGAACACCGAGTTCATCACCCTGCGCCCGGACGTCACCATCGATGTGGTGCTGCGCTACCTGCGGCGGCACACCGAGCTGCCGGAAGGCACCGACACCCTCTATGTGGTGGATAACGACAACCGGCTGCTGGGGGACATTTCCCTCGCCAGCCTGGTGGTGCAGTCTCCCACCACCACGGTGGCGGAGGCCATGGACACCTCGGTGGAAGCCATTCCCCTGACCATGACCGACACCGACGTCGCCAACCTGTTTGAACGCCACGACTGGCTGTCGGCGCCGGTGGTGGACGAAAACAACCAGCTGCTGGGGCGCATCACCATCGACGACGTGGTCGACATCATTCGCGAGGAAGGCGAACACTCCATGATGGGCATGGCCAAGATGGACGACGACGAGGACACCTTTGCCCCCGTGCTCACCAGTGCCCGCCGTCGCTCCTTCTGGCTGACCATCAACCTGGGCTCGGCGCTGGTGGCCGCCAGCGTGTCCAACATGTTCGAGGAAACCCTGTCCCAGCTGGCCACCCTGGCCATTCTGATGACCATAGTGCCCTCCATGGGAGGCATTGCCGGCAACCAGACCCTGGCGCTGGTGATCCGGGGCATGGCGGTAGGCCATATCGGCGACAGCAACGCCCGCTGGCTGCTCACCAAGGAAGCCCTGGTGGGGCTGATCAACGGCATGCTGTGGGCCCTGGCCATTTCGGTGGTGGTGGCACTGTGGAAAGGCAGCTGGGAAATCGGCCTGGTGATCGCCGCCGCCATGTTTATCAACCTGTCGGTGGCAGGCCTGGCCGGCGCCAGCATTCCGCTTATTATGAAACGCTTTAATATCGACCCGGCCCTGGCCGGCTCCATGGCCCTGACCACCATCACCGACACCGTGGGCCTGCTCTCCTTCCTCGGCCTGGCCACACTTATCCTGTTGCACTGA